A single Lactuca sativa cultivar Salinas chromosome 8, Lsat_Salinas_v11, whole genome shotgun sequence DNA region contains:
- the LOC111896211 gene encoding alanine--glyoxylate aminotransferase 2 homolog 2, mitochondrial, which yields MHKFATSLRRRTSGRDQFRRCFSQLAQRQSSIEESGGVPIIPAFDYSPPPYTGPTAEEILRKRKEFLSPAMFCFYKKPLNIVHGKMQYLFDENGRRFLDGFGGIATVNCGHCHPDVVKAIINQTTTLQHSTILYLNHSMADFAAALAGKMPGDLKVVFFTNSGTEANELALMIARLYTGCQDIISLRNAYHGNAAGTMGATAQSNWKFNVVQSGVHHAVNPDPYRGQFGSDGEKYAKDVDDLIQYGTSGNVAGFIFEAIQGVGGIVELAPNYLPPVYKTIKKAGGLMIADEVQAGFARTGTNFWGFQNQGIVPDIVTMAKGIGNGIPLGAVVTTPEIAKVLTRRSYFNTFGGNPVCTAAGHAVLKVIERENLQENAHVVGSYLKQRLTSLKDKHEIIGDVRGRGLILGVELVTDRKLKTPAKTEILEIMETMKDLGVLVGKGGFYGNVFRITPPLCFTKEDADFLVDVMDYSISKL from the exons ATGCACAAATTCGCAACCTCATTACGGAGGCGAACCTCCGGAAGAGATCAATTCCGGCGATGTTTCTCTCAACTAGCTCAACGGCAATCATCGATTGAAGAATCCGGTGGAGTTCCGATCATACCAGCTTTCGATTACTCTCCTCCGCCGTACACTGGTCCTACCGCCGAGGAGATCCTCCGTAAGCGTAAAGAGTTTCTTAGCCCTGCCATGTTCTGCTTCTACAAGAAAcca TTAAACATTGTACATGGGAAAATGCAATATTTATTCGATGAGAATGGGCGAAGATTTCTCGATGGTTTTGGAGGGATTGCTACTGTGAATTGTGGTCACTGTCACCCTGACGTGGTCAAAGCAATCATCAATCAAACCACCACCTTACAACACTCCACCATTCTCTATCTCAACCACTCCATGGCAGATTTCGCCGCTGCTCTCGCCGGAAAAATGCCCGGCGACCTCAAG GTGGTGTTTTTTACGAATTCGGGTACAGAGGCTAACGAACTCGCACTGATGATCGCACGATTGTACACCGGTTGCCAAGACATCATATCATTAAGGAACGCGTACCATGGGAACGCAGCCGGTACAATGGGTGCTACAGCTCAATCTAACTGGAAATTTAATGTTGTTCAG agCGGGGTCCATCACGCAGTAAATCCAGATCCGTATAGAGGACAATTCGGGTCGGATGGAGAAAAGTATGCCAAAGATGTCGACGACTTGATCCAGTATGGAACTTCTGGAAATGTTGCTGGTTTTATTTTTGAAGCAATCCag GGTGTTGGAGGAATTGTTGAATTGGCACCAAATTATTTACCTCCGGTTTATAAAACTATTAAGAAAGCAGGTGGACTTATGATCGCGGATGAAGTTCAAGCGGGATTTGCACGCACCGGAACTAACTTTTGGGGATTCCAAAACCAAGGAATTGTGCCCGATATAGTCACAATGGCAaag GGTATTGGAAATGGGATTCCGCTTGGTGCGGTGGTGACTACACCAGAAATCGCGAAAGTTTTAACCCGTCGAAGTTATTTCAATACGTTTGGCGGAAACCCGGTTTGTACTGCTGCGGGCCATGCGGTTCTCAAAGTTATTGAGAgagaaaatcttcaagaaaatgcTCATGTCGTTGGATCTTATTTAAAGCAACGTCTCACCTCTCTCAAAGATAAACACGAAA TTATTGGGGATGTTCGCGGAAGAGGGCTAATACTTGGAGTTGAGTTAGTTACCGATCGCAAACTCAAAACTCCTGCAAAGACCGAAATACTGGAGATAATGGAGACAATGAAAG aTTTAGGGGTATTGGTTGGAAAAGGTGGATTCTATGGAAATGTTTTCAGAATCACTCCACCGCTATGCTTCACTAAAGAAGATGCAG ATTTTCTTGTGGATGTGATGGACTACTCGATTTCAAAGCTATGA